From a single Phocoena sinus isolate mPhoSin1 chromosome 1, mPhoSin1.pri, whole genome shotgun sequence genomic region:
- the ACAP3 gene encoding arf-GAP with coiled-coil, ANK repeat and PH domain-containing protein 3 isoform X2: MTVEFEECIKDSPRFRATIDEVETDVVEIEAKLDKLVKLCSGVIEAGKAYVTTNRLFVSGVRDLSQQCQGDTVISECLQRFGDSLQEMVTYHMILFDQAQRSVRQQLHNFVKEDVRKFKETKKQFDRVREDMELSLARNAQAPRHRPHEAEEAAGALVLARKCFRHLALDYVLQINVLQAKKKFEILDSMLSFMHAQYSFFQQGYSLLHQLDPYMKKLAAELDQLVIDSAVEKREMERKHAAIQQRVRPCSPGRAPEGPRVHCPSPRSTRGGPGGPSAQTRAPSLPRLTLIFELQSEAGVPTLRVSAQWNGHLDASASPLRPQTLGLQLGRGSYCGHSWPGTAGGRDGLRGGSWRPQPAGRGRGFAHWLSPSSHLSCSRPQTLLQVSGRPPRGEGPPVGRASALPAPRRFSTKDTSTAPAQLRTRGPLQRRWLSWDRVPFVPFVPFVPFGSSCSCPFPPPLSQGSRWLGLLSHCRTPRTTLSVSPARVNGALSGWSGQPSWRRERGTASFLIPEPAALPGWGVGAGALRAPSCDGRHLPPRGFGSGSDCEDAPPTSPLGQPERAAVSPQPRVGAHWGLGSDHPQDFSYDEPKVEFDVDAPSGVVMEGYLFKRASNAFKTWNRRWFSIQNSQLVYQKKLKDVLTVVVDDLRLCSVKPCEDVERRSCMLQADSEKLRQAWVQAVQASIASAYRESPDSCYRERLDRTASPSASSIDSATDSRERSARGERVLQRVQHVAGNSQCGDCGQPDPRWASINLGVLLCIECSGIHRSLGVHCSKVRSLTLDSWEPELLKLMCELGNSTVNQIYEAQCAGPGSRKPTASSPRQDKEAWIKDKYVEKKFVRKPPSAPAQEAPRRWRAQKCPRHHSSPRAHTTRRSKIRMEPVPPSVAALCSGSTESRFRRDSLFCPDELDSLFSYFDAGAAAAGPRSLSSDSGLGGSSDGSSDVLAFGVGSVVDRVTEEEGAESEESSGEADGEAEAWGLADVRELHPGLLAHRAARTRDLPALAAALAQGAEVNWADAEDEGKTPLVQAVLGGSLIICEFLLQNGADVNQRDSRGRAPLHHATLLGRTGQVCLFLKRGADQHALDHMQQDPLSIAVQEANADIVTLLRLARMAEEMREAEAPPGQPGPLAGSSPTELQYRRCIQEFISLHLDES, translated from the exons ATGACGGTGGAGTTCGAGGAGTGCATCAAGGACTCGCCGCGCTTCAG GGCAACTATCGACGAGGTGGAAACGGACGTGGTTGAGATCGAGGCCAAACTGGACAAG CTGGTGAAGCTGTGCAGCGGCGTGATCGAGGCTGGCAAGGCCTACGTCACCACCAATAGGCTCTTCGTGAGTGGCGTCCGAGACCTGTCCCAGCAGTGCCAGGGCGACACCGTCATCTCG gaaTGTCTGCAGAGGTTCGGAGACAGCCTGCAGGAGATGGTCACCTACCACATG ATCCTGTTTGACCAGGCCCAGAGGTCTGTGCGGCAGCAGCTCCACAACTTCGTCAAAGA AGACGTGCGCAAGTTCAAGGAGACTAAGAAGCAGTTCGACAGGGTCCGGGAGGACATGGAGCTGTCCCTGGCGAGGAACGCGCAGGCCCCAAGGCACCGGCCGCATGAGGCGGAGGAGGCCGCGGGTGCCCTGGTCCTCGCCCGGAAGTGCTTCCGCCACCTGGCGCTGGACTACGTACTCCAG ATCAACGTTCTCCAAGCCAAGAAGAAGTTTGAGATTTTGGACTCT atgcTGTCCTTCATGCACGCCCAGTACAGCTTCTTCCAGCAGGGCTACAGCCTGCTGCACCAGCTGGACCCCTACATGAAGAAGCTGGCGGCTGAG CTGGACCAGCTGGTGATCGACTCGGCAGTGGAAAAGCGGGAAATGGAACGCAAGCATGCCGCCATCCAGCAGCGGGTGAGGCCCTGCAGCCCTGGCCGCGCCCCCGAGGGGCCCCGGGTCCACTGCCCCTCACCCCGCTCCACGCGAGGAGGACCTGGGGGGCCCAGCGCACAGACACGCGCCCCGTCCCTCCCCAGGCTGACTCTGATCTTTGAACTGCAGTCAGAGGCGGGGGTCCCCACCCTCAGGGTCTCAGCACAGTGGAACGGTCACTTAGACGCCAGCGCCAGCCCCCTCAGGCCACAGACGCTGGGGCTGCAGCTGGGACGGGGATCCTACTGCGGCCACAGCTGGCCGGGCACGGCCGGGGGCAGAGACGGGCTGCGGGGCGGGAGCTGGCGTCCCCAGCCggcagggagggggcggggcttcGCTCACTggctctccccctcctcccacctctcctgcTCTCGCCCTCAGACGCTGCTGCAGGTGAGTGGGCGCCCACCCCGGGGGGAGGGGCCCCCGGTGGGCAGGGCCTCTGCCCTTCCCGCCCCGCGGCGTTTCAGCACCAAGGACACCTCCACGGCCCCGGCGCAGCTCAGGACGCGCGGCCCGCTCCAGCGGAGGTGGCTGAGCTGGGACCGCGTCCCCTTCGTCCCCTTCGTCCCCTTCGTCCCCTTCGGGAGCAGCTGCAGCTGTCCCTTCCCGCCCCCACTCAGCCAGGGGAGCAGGTGGCTGGGCCTCCTCTCCCACTGCCGGACGCCCAGGACAACGCTCAGTGTCTCCCCAGCCCGCGTGAATGGAGCTCTGTCAGGCTGGTCGGGGCAGCCCAGCTGGCGACGTGAACGGGGGACAGCTTCCTTCCTGATCCCAGAGCCTGCTGCTCTgccaggctggggggtgggggctggagctCTCCGGGCCCCCAGCTGTGACGGGAGGCATCTGCCCCCACGGGGTTTTGGGTCAGGAAGCGACTGTGAAGATGCCCCTCCCACCTCGCCTCTGGGGCAGCCCGAGAGGGCGGCAGTGTCCCCGCAGCCGCGGGTGGGTGCTCACTGGGGGCTGGGCTCCGACCACCCCCAGGACTTCTCCTACGATGAGCCCAAGGTGGAGTTTGACGTGGATGCTCCCAGTGGTGTGGTGATGGAGGGCTACCTCTTCAAGAGGGCCAGCAACGCCTTCAAGACATGGAACCG GCGCTGGTTCTCCATCCAGAACAGCCAGCTGGTCTACCAGAAGAAGCTCAAG GACGTGCTGACCGTGGTGGTGGACGACCTCCGGCTCTGCTCCGTGAAGCCCTGTGAGGACGTCGAGCGCAG GAGCTGCATGCTGCAGGCCGACTCGGAGAAGCTGCGGCAGGCGTGGGTTCAGGCCGTGCAAGCCAGCATCGCGTCCGCCTACCGGGAGAGTCCCGACAGCTGCTACCGCGAG AGGCTGGACCGCACGGCGTCCCCGTCCGCAAGCAGCATCGACTCTGCCACGGACTCTCGGGAACGCAGCGCCAGGGGCGAGCGCGTGCTACAGCGCGTGCAGCACGTGGCTGGGAACAGCCAGTGTGGCGACTGCGGGCAGCCGGACCCGCGCTGGGCCAGCATCAACCTGGGCGTGCTGCTCTGCATCGAGTGCTCGGGCATCCACAG GAGCCTGGGCGTCCACTGTTCCAAGGTGCGGTCCCTGACCCTGGACTCGTGGGAGCCGGAGCTGCTGAAG CTGATGTGTGAGCTGGGAAACAGCACTGTGAACCAGATCTACGAGGCCCAGTGCGCAGGGCCGGGCAGCAGGAAGCCCACGGCCAGCAGCCCCAG GCAGGACAAGGAGGCTTGGATCAAGGACAAATACGTGGAAAAGAAGTTCGTGCGGAAGCCGCCCTCGGCACCGGCCCAGGAGGCCCCACGGCGCTGGCGGGCGCAGAAGTGCCCACGCCACCACAGCTCCCCCCGTGCCCACACCACCCGCCGCAGCAAAATCCGGATGGAGCCCGTCCCGCCCTCTGTGGCTGCTCTGTGCTCAG GTTCCACAGAGTCCAGGTTCCGCAGGGACTCCCTCTTCTGCCCGGATGAGCTGGACTCCCTCTTCTCCTACTTCGACGCGGGGGCTGCTGCAGCCGGTCCACGCA GTCTGAGCAGCGACAGCGGCTTAGGGGGCAGCTCCGACGGCAGCTCGGATGTCCTGGCCTTCGGCGTGGGCTCCGTGGTGGACCGCGTCACTGAGGAGG AGGGTGCCGAGTCGGAGGAGTCCAGCGGCGAGGCAGATGGAGAGGCGGAGGCCTGGGGCCTGGCGGACGTGCGCGAGCTGCACCCCGGGCTACTGGCGCACCGCGCGGCGCGCACTAGAGACCTCCCCGCACTGGCCGCAGCTCTGGCACAAGGAGCCGAGGTCAACTGGGCTGACGCGGAGGACGAGGGCAAGACGCCGCTGGTGCAGGCCGTGCTGGGG gGTTCCTTGATCATCTGTGAATTCCTCCTGCAAAACGGAGCGGACGTGAACCAAAGAGACAGCCGGGGTCGGGCGCCCCTGCACCATGCCACGCTCCTGGGCCGCACCGG CCAGGTCTGCCTGTTCTTGAAGCGGGGGGCGGACCAGCATGCCTTGGACCACATGCAGCAGGACCCACTGAGCATCGCGGTGCAGGAGGCGAATGCAGACATCGTCACGCT TCTCCGTCTGGCGCGCATGGCCGAGGAGATGCGTGAGGCCGAGGCGCCTCCTGGCCAGCCGGGGCCCCTGGCTGGCAGCAGCCCCACCGAGCTCCAGTACCGCAGGTGCATCCAGGAGTTCATCAGCCTCCACCTGGATGAGAGCTAG